A genomic segment from Flammeovirga pectinis encodes:
- a CDS encoding sensor histidine kinase, with the protein MKNKLLKYGTSLGIGTAVMTLVFFIIYALDILIIPVNDVGEVLLVFCGWSLAGATIAHNFHYLKKQKPLFLKLLGLFSFFVFTLVYDENTNMEDNPITIGLLITFWVLVVAALLPKFFNKYKYFFLPVYGLVLLYFSYIRFQPNYNSASNEDSFELLALTIPCLIVLWVYEQWKWVKSLKSEKSQAELQLLKSQINPHFFFNTLNNLYGLTVEKSDKAPEVVLLLSDMMRYTIYEGKEDVVPIQDEIKYLENYIELHRIRYQKNVQIHFINSIISDYKIAPLLFIILLENAFKHGVETLVENAFIFIEITEEDGCINFSIENNYDKVLIDTHQKGIGLDNLKQRLELIYPNKYTYSEEVSVDIYKANLTLQLS; encoded by the coding sequence ATGAAAAATAAACTATTAAAGTATGGCACTTCTTTAGGTATTGGAACTGCTGTAATGACACTTGTATTCTTTATAATTTATGCACTCGACATTCTTATTATACCTGTAAATGATGTTGGTGAAGTACTCTTAGTATTCTGTGGCTGGAGTCTTGCTGGAGCGACGATTGCACATAATTTCCATTATTTAAAGAAGCAAAAACCACTTTTCTTAAAGCTATTAGGGTTGTTTTCTTTCTTTGTTTTCACTCTAGTATATGATGAAAACACCAACATGGAAGACAATCCAATAACAATTGGTTTATTAATTACATTTTGGGTTTTAGTTGTTGCTGCTCTGCTCCCTAAATTCTTCAATAAATACAAATACTTCTTTTTACCCGTTTATGGGCTCGTACTACTTTATTTTTCTTATATAAGGTTTCAACCAAATTATAATAGTGCAAGTAACGAAGACTCTTTTGAACTTCTTGCACTGACCATACCTTGTTTAATTGTACTCTGGGTATACGAACAGTGGAAATGGGTAAAGTCTTTAAAAAGTGAAAAATCGCAAGCCGAACTACAGTTATTAAAAAGTCAGATTAACCCTCACTTTTTCTTTAACACACTTAATAATTTGTACGGTCTTACTGTAGAAAAATCTGATAAAGCACCAGAAGTTGTTTTACTTTTAAGCGATATGATGCGGTATACTATTTATGAAGGTAAAGAAGATGTTGTACCCATTCAAGATGAAATCAAATACTTAGAAAACTACATTGAATTACATCGAATTAGGTACCAAAAAAACGTGCAAATACATTTTATCAATTCTATTATTTCAGATTATAAAATAGCTCCATTACTCTTCATTATCCTCTTAGAAAATGCTTTTAAACATGGTGTAGAAACTTTAGTAGAAAATGCGTTTATCTTTATAGAAATTACAGAAGAAGATGGTTGTATTAATTTCTCTATCGAGAACAATTATGACAAAGTATTGATAGATACACACCAAAAAGGTATTGGTTTAGATAACCTTAAACAACGTTTAGAGCTTATTTACCCAAACAAATATACGTATTCCGAAGAAGTTAGTGTTGATATTTACAAAGCGAACTTAACTTTACAATTATCATGA
- a CDS encoding efflux RND transporter permease subunit yields the protein MNKSSQNSNFFVKRPIVAIVIAIITTVVGAVAIIDLPIEQYPNITPPVVEVRATYTGASALNVEESVATPLEQEINGVENMIYMKSTSANDGKLVIETTFDVGSDPDMSTVFTQNKVSTASAKLPEDVKRQGVTTQKSMPSIMELVSIYSPNETYDQKFLGNYVLINIKDKIARLKGVGRVNVFGAYNYSMRIWVKPDLLAKMNITVPEIKNAIENQNLIAPGGKFGGEPSPEGTEFTYTVMLPDRLEKHEEFENIIIRTNTDGSQVKLKDVADVELGVETYDNVTRLNGKQCVAISVYQLPGSNAVDLQKQVMETMKDVSKDFPEDMAYFISLDSTKAITAGVHEIIETLIIALILVVFVVFVFIQDWRATLIPILAIPVSLISSFMLFPILGFSINVLSLLGLVLAIGLVVDDAIVVVDAVQVYIEKGYSPRRATNKAMKEVTAPIIATTLVLAGVFVPVVGMSGISGSLYQQFAITLAISILFSGINALSLSPALCSLLLKEHQPVKGPLGGFFRKFNTAFDKSTNKYIGLTKVTARKLMISGLVIIGTAIGAGIFGVSIPSGFIPEEDQGYIYINTQLPNAASLRRTVKVMEKVEAIVLEQPAAEAITVNNGYSLLTRSNASNSGFAFIKLKDWDDRDMTANELIHALNKKFNEEIPDAKIFAFGPPAIPGLGNGAGFSLMLQDKAGISPQELAKHSQEFIKAANDRPEISMAFTTFNADVPQRYININKDKALKLGVNLDDIYTTFGAFLGGSYVNDFNRFGRLYRAYIQAEPEYRVDEKQLDLYYVSTENGDKVALSTLVTVEKRYGPEYTQRFNLMRAVEVKGTHAEGYSSKDAMTALEEVADEVLPDTMTYTWNGMSFQEAKASGAVYGIFAFSLFFVFLILAAQYESWSLPFSILLGTPFAMLGAFLFLWIARMINPSYVNNIFAQISLVMLIAMAAKNAILIVEYAEIKFKEGLSLFDAAIEAAKLRFRPILMTSFAFILGVLPLILASGAGAEARKVMGITLIGGMTVATLLGVFLYPMLFVFIGKIGKYEEKREKQKLIDEQEALEDELID from the coding sequence ATGAACAAGTCATCTCAAAATTCAAACTTCTTTGTAAAAAGACCCATTGTAGCCATAGTAATTGCTATTATTACAACAGTTGTAGGTGCGGTTGCTATTATAGATTTACCCATCGAACAATATCCAAATATTACCCCTCCTGTTGTAGAAGTTAGAGCAACTTATACAGGTGCAAGTGCATTGAATGTAGAAGAATCTGTTGCTACACCTTTAGAACAAGAAATTAATGGTGTAGAGAACATGATTTACATGAAATCTACTAGTGCTAATGACGGGAAATTGGTTATTGAAACTACTTTTGACGTTGGTTCTGATCCAGATATGAGTACTGTTTTTACACAAAATAAGGTATCTACGGCCAGTGCTAAATTACCTGAAGATGTAAAACGACAAGGGGTTACAACACAAAAATCGATGCCAAGTATTATGGAATTGGTGTCCATTTATTCTCCAAATGAAACCTACGATCAGAAGTTTCTTGGCAACTATGTTTTGATCAATATAAAAGATAAAATTGCTCGTTTAAAAGGTGTTGGTAGAGTAAATGTTTTTGGTGCTTATAATTATTCTATGCGAATTTGGGTAAAACCAGATCTCTTAGCAAAAATGAATATTACAGTTCCAGAAATAAAAAATGCCATTGAAAATCAAAACCTCATTGCCCCTGGTGGTAAATTTGGTGGCGAACCATCTCCAGAAGGAACAGAATTTACATATACGGTTATGCTTCCAGACCGTTTAGAGAAGCACGAAGAATTTGAAAATATAATTATCAGAACAAATACTGATGGTTCGCAGGTAAAGTTAAAAGACGTAGCCGATGTTGAATTAGGGGTTGAAACTTATGACAATGTTACAAGGTTAAATGGCAAACAATGTGTAGCTATTTCAGTGTATCAATTGCCTGGCTCTAATGCTGTAGATTTACAAAAACAGGTGATGGAAACAATGAAAGATGTTTCAAAAGATTTCCCTGAAGATATGGCGTATTTTATATCATTAGACTCTACTAAAGCCATTACTGCTGGTGTTCATGAAATTATAGAAACGCTTATTATTGCTTTAATTTTAGTCGTTTTCGTTGTCTTTGTTTTTATCCAAGATTGGAGAGCTACTTTAATTCCAATTTTAGCAATACCTGTATCCTTGATTTCTTCATTTATGTTATTCCCAATTTTAGGGTTTAGTATTAATGTACTTTCTCTTTTAGGATTAGTATTGGCTATTGGTTTAGTAGTAGATGATGCCATTGTTGTGGTAGATGCTGTACAGGTTTATATTGAAAAAGGATATAGCCCTAGAAGAGCAACAAACAAAGCCATGAAAGAAGTAACAGCACCAATTATTGCAACAACATTGGTATTGGCAGGTGTTTTTGTTCCTGTAGTAGGTATGTCAGGAATTAGTGGTAGTTTATATCAACAATTTGCCATTACGTTGGCCATATCAATTCTATTTTCTGGAATTAACGCACTTTCTCTTTCTCCTGCATTATGTTCATTGCTTTTAAAAGAACATCAACCTGTAAAAGGACCTTTGGGAGGTTTCTTCAGAAAATTCAATACTGCATTTGATAAGAGCACAAACAAATATATAGGGTTAACAAAAGTAACCGCTAGAAAACTTATGATTAGTGGCTTAGTAATTATAGGAACTGCAATTGGTGCAGGAATTTTTGGTGTAAGTATTCCAAGTGGATTTATTCCAGAAGAAGATCAAGGATATATTTATATCAATACGCAATTACCTAATGCGGCTTCTTTAAGACGTACAGTTAAGGTAATGGAAAAGGTGGAAGCAATTGTTTTAGAACAACCTGCTGCAGAAGCAATTACAGTAAATAATGGTTATTCACTATTGACAAGAAGTAATGCCTCAAATTCTGGTTTTGCTTTTATAAAATTAAAAGATTGGGATGATAGAGATATGACAGCAAATGAGTTGATCCATGCTTTAAATAAAAAGTTTAATGAAGAAATTCCTGATGCTAAAATATTTGCTTTCGGACCTCCTGCCATTCCTGGTTTAGGTAACGGTGCTGGTTTTAGTCTCATGTTACAAGATAAAGCTGGTATATCTCCTCAAGAATTAGCAAAACATTCTCAAGAGTTTATTAAAGCTGCTAATGATAGACCAGAAATAAGCATGGCATTTACTACTTTTAATGCAGATGTTCCGCAAAGATATATCAATATAAATAAAGATAAAGCATTAAAATTAGGGGTAAATCTAGATGATATTTATACTACATTTGGAGCCTTTTTGGGCGGTTCTTATGTGAATGATTTTAATAGATTTGGTCGTTTATACAGAGCGTATATACAAGCAGAACCAGAATATAGAGTTGATGAAAAGCAATTAGATCTATATTATGTTTCTACTGAAAATGGTGATAAAGTAGCACTGTCTACATTAGTTACAGTAGAAAAAAGGTATGGCCCTGAGTATACGCAGCGTTTTAATTTAATGCGTGCCGTAGAGGTAAAAGGTACTCATGCAGAAGGGTACAGCTCTAAAGATGCTATGACAGCTTTAGAAGAAGTAGCAGATGAAGTCTTACCAGATACAATGACGTATACTTGGAATGGTATGTCGTTTCAAGAAGCTAAAGCATCTGGTGCAGTGTATGGCATATTCGCTTTTTCGTTGTTCTTTGTGTTCTTAATTTTAGCAGCACAGTACGAGTCTTGGTCGTTGCCTTTCAGTATTTTACTAGGTACTCCATTCGCTATGTTAGGTGCTTTCTTGTTCCTTTGGATTGCAAGAATGATAAATCCTAGCTATGTAAACAACATTTTCGCACAAATTTCTCTGGTCATGTTAATTGCAATGGCCGCTAAAAATGCTATTCTGATTGTAGAATATGCAGAAATTAAATTTAAAGAAGGGTTATCACTTTTTGATGCCGCAATAGAAGCTGCCAAACTTAGATTCCGTCCAATTCTTATGACTTCTTTTGCCTTTATTCTTGGTGTTTTACCATTAATTCTCGCTTCTGGTGCAGGTGCCGAAGCAAGAAAAGTAATGGGTATTACATTAATTGGAGGCATGACAGTAGCAACGCTGTTAGGTGTTTTCTTGTACCCAATGTTGTTCGTGTTTATTGGTAAGATTGGTAAGTACGAAGAGAAAAGAGAAAAACAGAAATTAATAGATGAACAGGAAGCTTTAGAAGACGAATTAATAGACTAA
- a CDS encoding TolC family protein, with amino-acid sequence MKASILLFLVLLVNCTFAQKVLTLKQTIDLAQLNSNYVQIANQRLEIQRADFKAFTTELKPQLELKGSPASYSKNYNPITQPDGGIIYQPVEQNNVSMQLNLTQQIAATGGAFFVGSQLNRYDDFQNSFHQYQAQPLYIGYTQPIFKYNALKWNKKLAPLQLQEAEKQFTEDMEFIAVQATQYYFEVLSAQWNASIAQQNVDDNKKIERITKEKLLLGKASESEVLQIELNVISAEQTYASAVLNYRSSMRTLINYLQIDVSVEDNITLIVPSEFQLENVDTQIAWNKAQGNRKDFITFHKKLVDGQRLIAQAKRENRFQANIDVAFGVSNQSEHIGSAYQNTIQSQRVNVTLAVPILDWGRAKAKIHSANQNYKLTQNQIAQDKLDFHREVINASEQLETMAKQVKFIKRADEVAQKKYSIALQRYELGDLSIRELVWSTDEKDQAKNAYLNTLKSYWLSYFQLRTITLYDFEKETNIRYSIN; translated from the coding sequence ATGAAAGCTTCGATACTATTATTTCTAGTACTTCTTGTAAATTGCACTTTTGCACAAAAGGTTTTAACATTAAAACAAACCATAGATTTAGCACAACTTAATTCTAATTATGTGCAGATTGCTAACCAAAGATTAGAAATACAAAGAGCAGATTTTAAAGCCTTTACAACCGAACTTAAACCACAATTGGAGTTGAAAGGTAGCCCTGCCTCTTACAGTAAAAATTACAATCCTATTACGCAGCCAGATGGTGGAATAATCTATCAACCTGTGGAGCAAAATAACGTTAGCATGCAATTAAATTTAACACAACAAATTGCCGCAACGGGAGGAGCATTTTTTGTGGGCAGTCAACTAAATAGGTACGACGATTTTCAGAACTCATTTCACCAATACCAAGCACAACCTTTATACATTGGTTATACACAGCCAATTTTTAAATACAATGCACTAAAGTGGAATAAAAAACTTGCTCCTCTTCAACTTCAAGAAGCAGAAAAGCAGTTTACAGAAGACATGGAATTTATTGCTGTACAAGCTACACAATATTATTTTGAGGTACTTTCTGCACAATGGAATGCAAGTATAGCTCAGCAAAATGTTGACGATAATAAAAAAATTGAACGTATTACAAAAGAAAAGCTATTACTTGGTAAGGCCAGTGAAAGTGAAGTATTACAGATAGAATTGAATGTTATATCTGCTGAACAAACTTACGCTAGTGCCGTTCTAAATTATAGATCTTCCATGAGAACATTAATCAATTACTTACAAATTGATGTTAGTGTAGAAGATAATATTACCTTGATTGTTCCGTCAGAATTTCAGCTTGAAAATGTAGATACTCAGATAGCTTGGAACAAAGCACAGGGTAACAGAAAAGATTTTATCACTTTCCATAAAAAATTAGTTGATGGGCAACGTTTAATTGCACAGGCAAAGAGAGAAAATAGGTTTCAAGCAAATATAGATGTTGCTTTTGGGGTGAGTAATCAGTCAGAACATATTGGAAGTGCCTATCAAAATACAATACAATCCCAACGTGTAAATGTAACATTAGCTGTTCCAATTTTAGACTGGGGACGTGCAAAAGCAAAAATCCATTCTGCCAATCAAAATTATAAATTAACGCAGAATCAAATTGCCCAAGACAAGTTAGATTTTCATAGAGAAGTAATTAATGCATCTGAACAATTAGAGACTATGGCTAAACAGGTAAAGTTTATCAAAAGAGCCGATGAAGTGGCTCAGAAAAAGTACTCCATTGCATTGCAACGCTATGAGTTAGGAGACCTTAGTATTCGAGAATTAGTATGGTCTACAGATGAAAAAGATCAGGCTAAAAATGCCTATCTTAATACATTAAAATCATATTGGTTAAGCTACTTTCAATTGAGAACAATTACACTTTATGATTTTGAAAAAGAGACAAACATCAGGTACTCAATTAACTAG
- a CDS encoding LytR/AlgR family response regulator transcription factor: MKYIIIDDEPIAHRIIESYCEKTPFLEKTGNAYDAFEALDLLQNNTVDLIFLDINMPKMNGFEMLRTLTNKPNVIVTSAYQQYAVEGFELNVIDYLLKPFSFPRFLSAVNKIDLKKDEIKEEDKMDRFFIKVDKKLVGVNIKDVLYIEACGNYIKLHQKDKVLVSHQKLSFFDEMLTEKYPFIRVHKSFLVNTDHIELMEGNYLMLLENQVPVGQKYKKEVIEKLHI, from the coding sequence ATGAAATATATAATAATAGACGACGAACCTATAGCACATAGAATAATAGAAAGTTATTGTGAAAAGACACCTTTCTTAGAAAAAACGGGGAATGCCTACGATGCCTTCGAAGCACTTGATTTACTACAAAACAATACTGTAGATCTTATCTTCTTAGATATTAATATGCCAAAAATGAATGGCTTTGAAATGCTAAGAACCCTTACCAATAAGCCCAATGTAATTGTTACTTCTGCATACCAACAATATGCCGTAGAAGGTTTTGAACTTAATGTGATCGATTATTTATTAAAGCCATTTAGTTTCCCTAGGTTTTTGTCTGCTGTCAATAAGATTGATCTAAAAAAAGACGAAATAAAAGAGGAGGATAAAATGGATAGGTTTTTTATTAAAGTTGATAAGAAACTTGTGGGCGTAAACATTAAAGATGTATTATATATTGAAGCTTGTGGTAATTACATCAAGTTACATCAAAAAGACAAGGTGTTAGTTTCCCATCAAAAGCTCTCATTTTTTGATGAAATGCTAACTGAAAAATACCCTTTTATACGGGTGCATAAATCCTTTTTAGTAAATACAGACCATATAGAATTAATGGAAGGAAACTATTTGATGTTACTTGAAAATCAGGTTCCTGTAGGACAAAAATACAAGAAAGAAGTTATTGAAAAACTACATATATAG
- a CDS encoding efflux RND transporter periplasmic adaptor subunit, translating to MNQINHLSIMDKVISQEELKKKKLRKYSKGTVILLVVVCAVLFLNKYLTTSIDKNDILIGVVEKGNVALTITGSGQVEPTIQKAITSPFASFIEATSTSIGQEVKSTQSLLSINIAAAEYRLASLIDEAEIKRAEINKTKLRLSKELFNLKKEVEINSLQLESKKEALKGEEKLLSIGGSTEEKVQLAKTQLAIEALKQDQLQHDLKIREQFIKQEIITLEYALSIQLKNIKEQERKLEKATAKAGIDGVITYINDKVGASVTEGEVLARVANMDHFRIKGKVSEQYVSVLSVGMDVVGRTSKGEYNGTVSSISPSSKNGMITLYVTLNEDEDLKDLRPEMVMDLQIIKEQHKNTLRVYNRGAFKGKLVEEIFVINGNQAKKVSVKTGFRNTKWVEITSVLQEGDSIITSPTNKFDNASFVDIK from the coding sequence ATGAATCAAATAAATCATCTTTCAATTATGGATAAAGTAATTTCTCAAGAAGAATTAAAAAAGAAAAAACTTCGTAAATACAGTAAAGGAACTGTCATCCTTTTAGTAGTGGTGTGTGCTGTTCTATTTCTTAATAAATACCTCACAACATCAATTGATAAAAATGATATTCTTATAGGTGTTGTCGAAAAAGGCAATGTAGCTTTAACTATTACTGGTTCTGGACAAGTAGAACCTACAATTCAAAAAGCGATCACCTCCCCATTCGCTTCTTTTATAGAAGCTACCTCAACAAGTATTGGTCAAGAGGTAAAAAGTACACAATCGTTATTATCAATCAATATTGCCGCTGCAGAATATAGGCTTGCATCTTTAATTGATGAAGCTGAAATTAAACGTGCTGAAATCAATAAAACCAAACTACGTCTCTCTAAAGAATTATTCAATTTAAAGAAAGAAGTAGAAATTAATTCTCTTCAATTAGAGAGTAAAAAAGAAGCTTTAAAAGGAGAAGAAAAGCTACTTTCTATTGGTGGTTCTACCGAAGAAAAAGTGCAATTAGCAAAAACACAATTGGCTATTGAAGCGCTTAAACAAGACCAATTACAGCATGATTTAAAAATCAGGGAGCAATTTATAAAACAAGAAATAATTACGTTAGAATATGCACTTTCTATTCAGCTGAAAAATATAAAAGAACAGGAAAGAAAATTAGAAAAGGCTACCGCAAAAGCAGGTATTGATGGCGTTATCACTTATATAAATGATAAAGTTGGAGCTTCTGTTACAGAAGGTGAAGTACTGGCTAGAGTAGCAAACATGGATCATTTTAGAATAAAAGGTAAGGTTTCTGAACAATACGTATCGGTGCTTTCTGTGGGAATGGATGTAGTTGGAAGAACGTCTAAGGGTGAATATAACGGTACAGTTAGTAGTATTTCTCCATCGTCTAAAAATGGAATGATAACATTATATGTTACGCTTAATGAAGATGAAGATTTGAAAGATTTAAGACCAGAAATGGTGATGGATTTACAAATTATTAAAGAGCAACACAAAAACACACTTAGGGTTTATAATAGAGGTGCATTTAAAGGAAAATTAGTTGAAGAGATTTTTGTAATTAATGGTAATCAAGCTAAAAAAGTAAGTGTAAAAACTGGGTTTAGAAACACTAAATGGGTAGAAATTACTTCTGTATTACAAGAAGGTGATTCTATAATTACCTCTCCTACAAATAAATTTGATAACGCTTCTTTTGTTGACATTAAATAG
- a CDS encoding efflux transporter outer membrane subunit, producing MKKIQINIATFFLMVSVLSSCKMGKDYEAPVVDTPLEYRFGTDTVITTEIDTMMDWSMLIQDPILDTLIATALRNNQDVKIAMQRIIEAEKLYRIQRVNARPMLDYSGNYQYGNFNNMNVGDQQGVYFGGSNLNWEIDLWGKNKRLSEAAKADYMSSVYGLHAAQITLVASVSEFYIELLENQASLQVAERTLASRDSSMVMMDARFERGAIPEIDLNQAQIQQAIAESAVPVYKRGIVLAENTLSILLGENPRAVVTGLSLTEQVVPQAIPSGIPSDLLKRRPDVMQSEEAIITQNAQVGAAIANRFPSISITGSGGVASAALSSANLTQGAWNIGAGIVGPLFEWGKNKRKIEVEKARLETSILNYEKDVRQSFKEVEDALASIQYYSEEELARQKHVTAARSAEYLSKERYDKGVTSYLEYLEQQRTAFDAELNYITVKSNILKSYIQLYKSLGGGWKNKEEK from the coding sequence ATGAAAAAGATACAAATAAATATTGCAACATTCTTTTTGATGGTCAGCGTCTTGAGTAGTTGTAAAATGGGAAAAGATTATGAAGCTCCTGTAGTGGATACCCCTTTAGAATATAGATTTGGAACAGATACAGTAATCACTACTGAAATTGATACAATGATGGATTGGTCGATGCTGATTCAAGACCCAATTTTAGACACTTTAATTGCAACGGCATTGCGTAATAATCAAGATGTGAAAATTGCCATGCAAAGAATTATTGAAGCAGAAAAATTGTACCGTATTCAAAGAGTTAACGCAAGGCCAATGCTTGATTACAGTGGAAATTACCAATACGGCAACTTTAATAATATGAATGTTGGAGACCAGCAAGGTGTATATTTTGGAGGCAGTAACCTTAACTGGGAAATTGATCTTTGGGGTAAAAACAAACGATTATCTGAAGCTGCAAAAGCAGATTATATGAGTTCCGTTTATGGATTACATGCCGCTCAAATTACTTTAGTTGCTAGTGTTTCTGAGTTTTATATAGAGCTATTGGAAAATCAGGCCAGTTTGCAAGTTGCAGAAAGAACTTTAGCATCTAGAGATAGTTCTATGGTAATGATGGATGCTCGGTTTGAGAGAGGAGCAATTCCAGAAATTGATCTCAATCAAGCACAAATTCAACAAGCTATTGCAGAAAGTGCAGTGCCCGTTTATAAAAGAGGAATTGTATTAGCTGAAAATACTTTAAGTATCTTATTAGGCGAAAACCCACGTGCGGTAGTAACGGGGCTTTCCTTAACCGAGCAGGTAGTACCACAAGCAATTCCATCAGGTATTCCTTCTGACTTACTAAAAAGAAGACCCGATGTAATGCAATCTGAAGAAGCTATAATTACTCAAAATGCTCAAGTAGGTGCGGCCATTGCCAATCGTTTTCCATCTATAAGTATAACGGGTTCAGGTGGTGTAGCTTCTGCTGCTCTTTCTTCTGCCAACCTAACGCAAGGTGCATGGAACATAGGAGCAGGTATTGTTGGTCCACTTTTCGAATGGGGCAAAAATAAAAGAAAAATTGAAGTAGAGAAAGCTCGTCTCGAAACATCCATTTTAAACTATGAAAAGGATGTGAGACAAAGTTTTAAAGAAGTAGAAGATGCTTTGGCCTCTATCCAATATTATAGTGAAGAAGAGTTGGCTAGGCAAAAACATGTAACAGCAGCTAGAAGTGCTGAATATCTTTCTAAAGAAAGGTACGACAAAGGTGTTACTTCTTATTTAGAATACCTTGAGCAACAAAGAACTGCTTTCGACGCAGAACTAAATTATATCACTGTAAAATCAAATATTCTGAAATCATATATCCAACTGTATAAATCACTAGGTGGAGGATGGAAAAATAAAGAAGAAAAATAA